Proteins encoded within one genomic window of Triticum aestivum cultivar Chinese Spring chromosome 2D, IWGSC CS RefSeq v2.1, whole genome shotgun sequence:
- the LOC123053031 gene encoding protein SMAX1-LIKE 4 translates to MRAGAYTIHQSLTAEAAAVLKLAVGLARRRGHAQVTPLHVAFALLSSACSQPLAGGAAYGLLRRACLRSHPAVPPAQHPLQCRALELCFNVALNRLPNSGPYSPPPSSAAPFASSLVQPNPALSNALVAALKRAQANQRRGCVELQQPPPSPGPVQHQGAQQQQQPLLAIKVELDQLIISILDDPSVSRVMREAGFSSATVKGNLEEESALMISSSSSSPPPPVIPPHFFLDHGSIDGCGFGMWPAQFLSSPAVAVPYCKEDVRAVLEVMVRKQGRRTNPVVVGDSVSMAEAVAGELLRCLERGEVPEELAGAHLLKLQLSYVHVRLMSRADVDAKAAELRRSVDAVQRGGLVVYVGDLRWALDEDPAGGGADHTASSYSPVEHMVAELGRLLDDLRASAPPRCRVWLVATASYQTYMRCQHRRGQPSLESAWALQAVAVPTASGTGLTLNNLHSSSSPSATAMQQAMATGQLLAQSPVAMAAEPMVLGGEQEDKLVLCSECNRSYEREASVVKAEAGTEGLRCSLPAWLVLDNKPPADHQMPHQGNYLIELKRKWSRLCRKLHLWRSQQHDPCSPSCFGPGLSAPPNSWWPSPCLLPSNQSTPSIAGFLGLEGLMEHSRSNSRWSPPSPLPCPGLMEPEHPDVKTTLALGTLLPLSDTATSDGRAQGSHDGVAHELERRLRKNIPCQPVGTVAEIVEAVASSRSYGRKGVCLFFKGSDHAAQQRAAAVIAETCCGSADQIIAADPKKFSCAEDFCSDVVSRACKLSCSRFVLVIPDVEHAPRHVVECLVAASRCGCIKDHFGQELDLSGSIIIFTTSELANRATDVISLRLWSSSSPGDVKRKAEIEPPTRECKRARHGSSSGHGIDLDLNLCAGNDSDDDAVPSDITHESDSREHGDLHHLLESVATGVLALDKDADADQRAAAAIREVLVGALGREVQLDDEAAEALTAASGHFLDEVLWRWAVEVFEPAAAAAVVENGGKVVVLGMGPGGGAQVSGFMGSALPIRVLVD, encoded by the exons ATGCGCGCCGGGGCCTACACCATCCACCAGTCGCTCACCGCCGAGGCGGCCGCGGTGCTCAAGCTCGCCGTCGGCCTCGCGCGCCGCCGCGGCCATGCGCAGGTCACGCCGCTGCACGTCGCCTTCGCGCTGCTCAGCTCCGCCTGCTCGCAGCCGCTCGCGGGGGGCGCCGCCTACGGGCTGCTCAGGCGCGCTTGCCTGCGCTCCCACCCCGCGGTGCCGCCCGCGCAGCACCCCCTCCAGTGCCGCGCGCTCGAGCTCTGCTTCAATGTGGCCCTCAACCGCCTGCCCAACTCCGGGCCGTACTCGCCGCCGCCGTCTTCGGCCGCGCCCTTCGCGTCCTCGCTCGTCCAGCCCAACCCGGCGCTCTCCAACGCGCTCGTCGCCGCGCTCAAGCGCGCGCAGGCCAACCAGCGCCGAGGCTGCGTCGAGCTGCAGCAGCCGCCGCCATCCCCGGGCCCGGTGCAGCACCAAGgcgcgcagcagcagcagcagccgctccTCGCCATCAAGGTGGAGCTCGACCAGCTCATCATCTCCATTCTTGACGACCCCAGCGTAAGCCGCGTGATGCGGGAAGCGGGCTTCTCCAGCGCCACCGTCAAGGGCAACCTCGAGGAGGAGAGCGCGCTCATGATCTCATCCTCGTCTTCGTCCCCTCCTCCGCCGGTCATACCTCCACATTTCTTCCTCGACCACGGCAGCATTGACGGCTGCGGCTTCGGGATGTGGCCGGCACAGTTCTTGAGCTCGCCGGCCGTGGCCGTTCCGTACTGCAAGGAGGACGTGAGGGCGGTCTTGGAGGTGATGGTTCGGAAACAGGGGAGACGGACCAACCCCGTCGTCGTCGGCGACTCGGTGTCGATGGCGGAGGCCGTGGCCGGCGAGCTGCTGCGGTGCCTCGAGCGCGGAGAAGTCCCCGAGGAGCTCGCCGGCGCGCACCTCCTCAAGCTTCAGCTCTCCTACGTGCACGTCCGGCTCATGAGCCGTGCCGACGTGGACGCCAAGGCCGCGGAGCTCCGCCGCAGCGTGGACGCCGTCCAGCGCGGCGGCCTGGTCGTCTACGTCGGGGACCTGCGGTGGGCGCTCGACGAGGAtcccgccggcggcggcgccgaccaCACCGCGTCGTCGTACAGCCCGGTGGAGCACATGGTGGCCGAGCTTGGCCGGCTCCTCGACGACCTCCGCGCCAGCGCGCCGCCGCGATGCCGCGTCTGGCTGGTGGCCACGGCCAGCTACCAGACCTACATGCGGTGCCAGCACCGGCGTGGGCAGCCATCGCTGGAGTCCGCGTGGGCGCTACAGGCCGTGGCGGTCCCCACCGCGAGCGGCACCGGGCTGACCCTCAAcaatctccattcttcctcctctccgAG TGCAACTGCGATGCAGCAGGCCATGGCGACCGGGCAGCTGCTTGCCCAGAGTCCTGTGGCAATGGCAGCTGAGCCAATGGTGCTGGGAGGCGAGCAGGAAGACAAGCTGGTGCTGTGCAGCGAATGCAACAGGAGCTACGAGAGGGAGGCGTCCGTCGTCAAGGCAGAGGCTGGCACGGAGGGCCTACGCTGCAGCCTCCCGGCCTGGCTGGTGCTCGACAACAAGCCACCGGCCGATCATCAAATGCCACACCAG GGCAACTATCTGATCGAACTCAAGAGGAAATGGAGCAGGCTGTGCAGAAAGCTTCACCTGTGGCGCAGCCAGCAGCACGATCCGTGCTCCCCTTCTTGCTTTGGCCCTGGGCTATCTGCACCTCCAAACTCGTGGTGGCCGAGTCCTTGCCTGCTGCCGAGCAACCAGAGCACGCCGAGCATTGCAGGCTTCTTGGGCTTGGAGGGACTGATGGAGCATTCAAGGAGCAACAGCAGGTGGTCACCTCCATCGCCTCTGCCTTGTCCAGGCCTCATGGAGCCGGAGCACCCGGACGTGAAGACGACGCTCGCTCTTGGCACCCTCCTCCCGCTCTCGGACACGGCCACCTCCGACGGTCGTGCTCAGGGGAGCCACGATGGAGTGGCGCATGAGCTGGAGCGGCGGCTGCGCAAAAACATACCGTGCCAGCCTGTAGGCACCGTCGCGGAGATCGTGGAGGCGGTCGCCAGCAGCCGGAGCTATGGAAGGAAGGGCGTCTGTCTGTTCTTCAAGGGGAGCGACCACGCTGCCCAGCAacgggcggcggcggtgatcgCGGAGACGTGCTGTGGCTCGGCCGATCAGATCATAGCCGCGGATCCCAAGAAATTCAGCTGCGCCGAGGATTTCTGCTCTGATGTGGTCTCGAGGGCGTGCAAGCTCAGTTGCAGCAGGTTCGTGCTCGTCATCCCCGACGTCGAGCACGCGCCGCGGCACGTTGTCGAGTGTCTCGTGGCGGCATCCAGGTGCGGTTGTATCAAGGACCATTTCGGCCAAGAACTTGATCTCTCTGGATCCATCATTATCTTCACAACATCAGAGCTTGCAAACCGGGCCACCGACGTCATCAGCCTGCGGTTATGGTCGTCGTCGTCGCCCGGCGATGTCAAGAGGAAGGCAGAGATCGAGCCACCAACAAGGGAGTGCAAGAGGGCACGGCACGGCTCCAGCTCCGGCCATGGCATCGACCTTGACCTCAACCTCTGCGCCGGCAACGACAGTGACGACGATGCTGTTCCGAGCGACATCACCCACGAGAGTGACAGCAGGGAACACGGGGACTTGCACCACCTCCTCGAGTCGGTCGCCACCGGCGTCCTCGCCCTTGACAAGGACGCCGACGCTGACCAGCGCGCCGCGGCGGCCATCCGTGAAGTGCTCGTTGGGGCGCTCGGCCGGGAGGTGCAGCTCGACGACGAGGCGGCCGAGGCTCTCACCGCGGCTTCTGGACACTTTCTTGACGAGGTGCTGTGGAGGTGGGCGGTGGAGGTGTttgaaccggcggcggcggcggcagtggtggAAAATGGCGGGAAGGTGGTGGTATTGGGGATGGGGCCAGGGGGCGGGGCCCAGGTGTCAGGGTTCATGGGCTCGGCCCTTCCAATCAGGGTCCTTGTAGACTGA